The Gemmatimonadaceae bacterium genome segment GATATATCTGGATCGTGCGCGATCTGTGCGTGCACGGTACGAACCAGCCTGAGTACGAGCGCGCTGGAAAGCGCCCTGCTCACTCCTAAACGGGCGCCGTGTGTTGTCTTGCAAGAATGGATAAGCAGAGAAGTCCGGGCCGCGCAGCTGGCGCACCAAAATCTACACCGATTTGCGAGGCGGCTAACGATGCGCTACTCTCACCCAGTCCGCGCTAATCGACGGATGGACCAATCCTTTGTTCATGACAGCCGCGTTGGTCGTAACGCAAGCCACCGCGACGACGACCACTGCGACGACAGCGTAGGCGCTCTTCATGCTTTCCTCGGGCGTTAGGACGTTCGGGATCGCTGCTCATCGTTAGACAGACGATCAGGCGGCCGGCAGGTTGCGCGCGCGTGGGGGCGGGCCAGGGTCAATTCGCAGGCTAACGCCGTGACTGCGGTGCCTAAGCGTGTTAGGACGCTACCGTCGCGCTCGAGCGCGTTCGAGTGCCACGGTCAAGGGTATGCGTATCGCCGCGATGAGCTCATCGAGCCCTGGCCCATGCAGGCGGTTCTTGCCCAGGAAGGCTTGCCATCTTGCCCGATGCGTCGCTTCGTTGGCGAAGTTATCGCTTAGGCCGACGGGCGTCCGGATCGGCACTGCGCTTCGGCGGCGCGCAAACGTTGCCGCGATGGCCCGCGACAACACGCTTTCGTTCAGGCGCCCTTCGCGGACTAACGCGTATACGTCGAAGTAATCCTTGATGCGGCTATTCCGTGCGCCGAGCAGCACGATGGCGTGGAGCTTCTCCGCAACGACGGTCTCGCGGCGGTACGCCCGGAGACGCGGACGCGGCAGGTCGAGGAGGCTCGGATAGTCCAGCCATTGTGGCGCTGGCGTAACCGCGTCGCCAATGCCGATGTCGACCTGAATTTTCAGACGAGCCGCGCCCAGTGTCGCTTCGAGCGTCACGCGCCGGCCACCGTAGGCATCCTCCTCTCGAATCGCTTCGATGCGGACGGAGCCCGGATTGAGCGTCACCGCATCCGGTGTGACGTCGACGGCGCACACGTCACGGAAGATCCGCATGAGCTCATCATCCGGGATCTCGCCCAGGCCTAACAGGTCGGCGTCGCGCGTTGGGCGGAGCGTTTCGCCGAACCACGCCAGCAGCAGGAGCGCGCTTTTGAGAATGAATTTGTCCGCATGAGGGGAAATCGAGAGGCGATACAGAAATCGCTCCACGCCGTACCGGGTGAGCAGCACGTTTGGATCGACCCCGATGTCCTTTGCCTGCCGAGCGAGGCGCACCTGCACCGAGCGCGCGAGACCGTCGCGCTTACCGGTCATGCCGTGAGCGATTCGAGGTACGGGCGCATCACGCGCTCCACTCGGCAGATCTTTGCATAGCGATCCAACTCGTCCATAGTGATTCGTCGCGCGCCCCAGGCCTCGCGCAACGCTTCCAGCGCGACGTCCAGGCCGATCTTATTTCGATACTTGAAGCAATCGGCGAGCGTTTTCGCCACGTTGTAGACTTTCACTGCCCGACCTTCGATCGTGTGACGTTCTACTCCTGCCGTGAGGGCTCGACCGCTGTAGCGCACGACGTGCAGCGGCGGGTAGCGCAGCGCCGGGCGCCGGGCGCGGCGGTCGATCGCGATCCAGATCTCGGACGGTAGCTGGGTCCCAATGTCGTGATACTGGAGCGCCGAGAGCAGGCAGACCACTCCGTTAGGAGCCGCTGCGGCAGCGATCGCAAGGCCGTGATGTTCGGTGACCGATTGTTGCGGCAACTGGTACAGACCCCGGGCGATGCGCTCGAGGTCGCCGCTCGCGACGAGCCGGCTCAGGATCTGGCGGTGAATGCCGGCCTTCGAGAGCTCGTGGGCGGTGACGCCGCTGCTGCGGCGGGCGAGAGTGAGGGTTCGAGTGCGATCGGTTCTCGGGGGCATGTGGCGAAATGTAGACATTTCTGTACCTCTGTCAACAGTTAGCCACACCACTATTCCAGGCTGGCAGACTCCCGAGAGCACGGTAGGTTCCGAAGGAGAGGAGCCAGTCGATACCGAGGAAATACCGAACTACTATAGTATAGCAGAGCTCGCCTATCCGCGCTTGAAGAGCCGTGAACGAGATACGTCCCGAAAGTCCCGCCACCCAAGCCGCACGTATTCGCGGACGCATAGCCGAACTCGACGCCGAGCGAACTGCGCTCAGGCGCCAGCTCGTGCAACTCACGAGGCGCCAAACCGAGCTGTTGCCTAACGGCGATACGAGGGGGCTTACGAGCGCCTCGCCGGCTTCGGATAAGATCGCGCTTTTCCGGAGTCTGTTCGCGGGTCGCGTGGATGTCTTTCCACGAC includes the following:
- a CDS encoding nucleotidyl transferase AbiEii/AbiGii toxin family protein → MTGKRDGLARSVQVRLARQAKDIGVDPNVLLTRYGVERFLYRLSISPHADKFILKSALLLLAWFGETLRPTRDADLLGLGEIPDDELMRIFRDVCAVDVTPDAVTLNPGSVRIEAIREEDAYGGRRVTLEATLGAARLKIQVDIGIGDAVTPAPQWLDYPSLLDLPRPRLRAYRRETVVAEKLHAIVLLGARNSRIKDYFDVYALVREGRLNESVLSRAIAATFARRRSAVPIRTPVGLSDNFANEATHRARWQAFLGKNRLHGPGLDELIAAIRIPLTVALERARARR
- a CDS encoding AbiEi antitoxin N-terminal domain-containing protein, yielding MPPRTDRTRTLTLARRSSGVTAHELSKAGIHRQILSRLVASGDLERIARGLYQLPQQSVTEHHGLAIAAAAAPNGVVCLLSALQYHDIGTQLPSEIWIAIDRRARRPALRYPPLHVVRYSGRALTAGVERHTIEGRAVKVYNVAKTLADCFKYRNKIGLDVALEALREAWGARRITMDELDRYAKICRVERVMRPYLESLTA